From Clostridium cylindrosporum DSM 605, the proteins below share one genomic window:
- a CDS encoding Cthe_2314 family HEPN domain-containing protein, whose protein sequence is MFKYWFIDKKDQIQIAKDHSFIDNLKFDFKYKTTRKEIDYLDLGYTLDPWLIQLRIRLRELRFSIINFIYFYNKNIDDRTICDLGEDNGRFFPNLSDEGRGYLFQLNYFYGNFQVQYISIIDALYHVLNIYYDINVDGSFGFNKNIIKKVKMKNQGISNRLENFWKDCKISRYRNDKIHNYDPNIPDKGYDESRKGVIMHYCPRYIHSKEKYELLNEECIKMEQLLKDIKRYMGKDTNKHLDRVDVKVDYNKPKSVDKVKGQYKRKKRKTK, encoded by the coding sequence ATGTTTAAATATTGGTTTATAGATAAAAAGGATCAAATTCAAATAGCTAAAGATCATAGCTTTATTGATAATTTAAAGTTTGATTTTAAGTACAAAACTACAAGAAAAGAAATCGATTATCTTGATTTAGGATATACTTTAGACCCTTGGCTAATCCAATTAAGAATAAGACTTCGTGAACTAAGATTTAGTATTATTAATTTTATATATTTTTATAATAAGAATATAGATGATAGAACTATATGTGACCTTGGAGAAGATAATGGACGATTTTTTCCTAATCTATCAGATGAAGGTAGAGGCTATTTATTTCAATTAAATTATTTTTATGGAAATTTTCAAGTTCAATATATATCTATAATTGATGCATTATATCATGTTTTAAATATATATTATGATATAAATGTTGATGGTAGTTTTGGATTTAATAAAAACATAATAAAAAAGGTTAAGATGAAAAATCAAGGAATTAGTAATAGGCTAGAAAACTTCTGGAAAGACTGTAAGATAAGTAGATATAGAAATGATAAGATTCATAACTATGACCCTAATATACCTGATAAAGGATATGATGAATCTAGAAAAGGGGTTATAATGCATTATTGTCCAAGATATATTCACTCAAAGGAAAAGTACGAATTACTTAATGAAGAGTGTATTAAAATGGAGCAATTACTTAAAGATATAAAAAGATATATGGGTAAGGATACAAATAAGCACTTAGATAGGGTTGATGTAAAAGTAGATTATAACAAACCTAAAAGCGTGGATAAAGTTAAAGGACAATATAAAAGGAAAAAAAGAAAAACAAAGTAA
- the kdpA gene encoding potassium-transporting ATPase subunit KdpA, whose translation MELGFLIVFMLVFIGLSFLMGLYLKKIISYEDTFGEKVFSLIERPMLKLLGTSEKMNFKDYLISILVSNLVMAIVSFIVLLVASGLRWDTTINTAISFITNTNLQHYRGEDIPVFVQSLVMIFLMFTSAATGISVAFAFIRGISGKFNSLGNFFEDFTKVIVRVLLPISFVVAILLMLGGVPQSLGSETLASTLSGSKQTIMSGPIATFEAIKHIGTNGGGYFGANSAHPFENPTPITNIIEMLSMMVISGGLIASFGLIMKNKKQGIVLFATCLTIFLMLFGMLHFGEIAKGSYLSSLGIQNGMNIEGKEVRFDGILSTLFSTITTTFTTGSVNTSLDSLSHLSVIAAMLGMMLNSIFGGDGVGFLNLITYVILSVFICGLMVGRTPELFSKKVEAKEMKCASIAILVHPTIILIPLAIAAIVSKGTGDYHTLSRMLYEFTSAAANNGSLMEGIRDNTVFYNLLTGITMLIGRYVSMGALLYASYSLMLKPSVGNAEGFKTDNVLFYIILTIIILVIGALTFFPALCLGPIAEYLTSIG comes from the coding sequence ATGGAATTGGGGTTTTTAATAGTCTTCATGCTAGTCTTTATAGGATTAAGCTTTTTAATGGGACTATACCTAAAGAAGATAATTTCTTATGAAGATACTTTTGGAGAGAAAGTATTTTCTCTAATTGAAAGACCAATGCTTAAACTACTAGGAACTAGTGAAAAGATGAACTTTAAAGACTATTTAATAAGTATACTAGTTTCAAATTTAGTTATGGCAATTGTTTCTTTTATAGTTCTTTTAGTTGCATCTGGTTTACGATGGGATACTACTATTAATACAGCTATAAGTTTTATAACTAATACAAATCTTCAACACTATAGAGGTGAGGATATACCTGTATTTGTACAGAGTTTAGTTATGATATTCCTAATGTTTACATCAGCAGCAACTGGGATATCAGTTGCATTTGCTTTTATAAGAGGCATATCAGGTAAGTTTAATTCACTAGGTAACTTTTTTGAAGATTTTACGAAGGTAATTGTTAGAGTGCTTTTACCAATATCTTTTGTTGTAGCTATATTACTAATGCTAGGTGGAGTACCTCAAAGTTTAGGAAGTGAAACATTAGCTAGTACACTTTCTGGCAGTAAACAGACTATTATGTCAGGTCCTATAGCTACATTTGAAGCTATAAAGCATATAGGAACAAATGGTGGAGGATACTTTGGAGCAAATTCTGCTCATCCATTTGAAAACCCAACTCCAATAACCAATATTATAGAAATGCTTTCAATGATGGTTATTTCAGGTGGACTTATAGCTTCCTTTGGACTTATCATGAAAAATAAAAAACAAGGAATTGTTTTATTTGCGACCTGTTTAACTATATTCCTAATGTTATTTGGCATGCTTCACTTTGGCGAGATAGCTAAAGGCTCATATCTTTCTTCTCTTGGAATTCAAAATGGAATGAATATAGAGGGGAAAGAGGTTAGGTTTGATGGAATTTTAAGCACCTTATTTAGTACTATTACTACAACCTTTACTACGGGTAGTGTGAATACATCGCTAGACTCGTTAAGTCATTTATCTGTAATTGCAGCAATGCTAGGAATGATGCTTAATAGTATTTTTGGTGGAGATGGTGTAGGATTCTTAAATCTTATAACATATGTAATACTAAGTGTGTTTATTTGTGGTCTTATGGTAGGTAGAACTCCAGAGCTTTTTTCTAAGAAGGTTGAGGCTAAGGAAATGAAGTGTGCATCAATTGCAATACTTGTACATCCTACTATTATACTGATTCCACTAGCTATTGCAGCTATTGTTAGTAAAGGTACTGGGGATTATCATACATTATCAAGAATGCTATATGAATTTACATCAGCGGCTGCTAATAATGGGTCGCTTATGGAGGGAATTCGTGATAACACAGTATTCTATAATTTGCTAACAGGAATTACTATGCTGATTGGAAGATATGTTTCCATGGGAGCTCTTTTATATGCATCCTACTCTCTAATGCTAAAGCCAAGTGTTGGAAATGCAGAAGGTTTTAAAACAGATAATGTATTGTTCTATATTATACTTACAATTATTATTCTTGTTATCGGTGCATTAACATTTTTCCCAGCACTATGTCTAGGTCCTATTGCTGAATACTTAACATCTATAGGATAA
- a CDS encoding SDR family NAD(P)-dependent oxidoreductase: MSLKDKVVIITGGTSGIGRVSAERFLKEGTKVMIAGTGEEKSRAVAEELGTINENVSYVKVDVSNYKSVENMIEKTLEAFGTIDILFNNAGITINKPFLEQTEEDYLKVIGVNQHGVFNGIHIFGKKLIELNKKGTIINTASIAARITGPTMMGYATSKAAVEMLTKSAAMDLAPYGIRVVGVGPGVINTPMISELKAQALDYLKNMHARKEILEPEQIADVVVFLAKEEASGINGQVVFVDDGYINFK, encoded by the coding sequence ATGTCATTGAAGGATAAAGTTGTAATTATAACTGGAGGAACAAGTGGAATAGGACGTGTATCAGCAGAAAGGTTCCTAAAAGAAGGTACTAAGGTAATGATTGCTGGAACAGGAGAGGAAAAGTCTAGAGCAGTTGCTGAAGAGTTAGGAACAATTAACGAAAATGTTTCATATGTAAAGGTTGATGTTAGTAATTACAAAAGTGTAGAGAATATGATTGAAAAAACTCTTGAAGCATTTGGAACTATAGATATTTTATTTAATAATGCAGGAATTACTATAAATAAACCTTTTTTAGAACAAACTGAAGAGGATTATCTAAAGGTTATAGGTGTTAATCAACATGGGGTTTTCAATGGAATACATATATTTGGTAAAAAGCTTATAGAACTTAATAAAAAAGGTACAATAATTAATACAGCATCAATTGCAGCTAGAATTACAGGTCCTACAATGATGGGGTATGCAACAAGTAAGGCAGCTGTTGAAATGCTTACAAAGTCGGCAGCAATGGATCTTGCTCCATATGGAATTAGAGTTGTAGGGGTAGGTCCTGGAGTTATTAACACACCAATGATTTCAGAATTAAAGGCACAAGCACTAGATTACCTAAAAAATATGCATGCAAGAAAAGAAATTCTAGAGCCAGAACAAATTGCAGATGTTGTAGTTTTTCTAGCTAAAGAGGAAGCTAGCGGAATAAATGGACAAGTTGTATTTGTAGATGATGGATATATAAACTTTAAATAA
- a CDS encoding mannose-1-phosphate guanylyltransferase — MVYGVIMSGGLGSRFWPKSRKHLPKQFLKTVGDKTMIECTIDRISSVIDKDKIHIVTNQNYVPIIKNLLDIEDGNIFREPTNKETASCIGLAAIKLLKKDFEAVMVVLPSDHVIIGQDQFEETLRRGISMARDGDYLVTMGISPTRPEAGYGYIEKGAEVNNGIYKVKRFVEKPNVEVAKSFIEKGSYLWNSGMFIWRADRLLREFKKYLPDLYKSLMRMYEYIGTDRENEVIEEEYNKIDGISIDFGIMQRTHRGAVLETSFEWDDIGSFTSLERFLDKDEYENVISVKDVSLLDVKNTTILGDKRLVAGIGLENILIVDTEDVLLVCNKERCQDIKALVKNISSLDEYEKFI, encoded by the coding sequence ATGGTTTATGGGGTAATCATGTCAGGAGGACTTGGTTCTAGGTTTTGGCCTAAGTCAAGAAAGCATCTTCCGAAACAGTTCCTTAAAACTGTAGGGGACAAAACCATGATAGAGTGCACAATTGATAGAATATCCAGTGTTATAGACAAAGATAAAATTCATATAGTTACAAATCAAAATTATGTTCCTATTATAAAGAATCTTCTTGATATAGAAGATGGTAATATTTTCAGAGAGCCAACAAATAAGGAAACTGCATCTTGCATTGGTCTTGCGGCGATAAAGCTTCTTAAAAAAGACTTTGAGGCTGTAATGGTAGTACTTCCATCTGATCATGTCATTATAGGACAAGATCAGTTTGAGGAGACATTAAGACGTGGTATTTCTATGGCTAGAGATGGGGATTACCTAGTTACTATGGGAATAAGCCCTACTAGGCCTGAGGCTGGGTACGGATATATCGAAAAAGGGGCAGAAGTAAATAATGGTATTTATAAGGTTAAAAGATTTGTAGAAAAGCCTAATGTTGAAGTTGCTAAAAGCTTTATAGAAAAAGGAAGCTATCTTTGGAATAGTGGAATGTTTATATGGAGAGCAGATAGGCTTTTAAGAGAATTTAAAAAGTATCTTCCAGATCTATATAAATCATTAATGAGAATGTATGAATATATAGGTACTGATAGGGAAAATGAGGTTATAGAAGAGGAATACAATAAAATAGATGGAATATCAATAGATTTTGGTATTATGCAAAGGACACATAGAGGTGCTGTTCTTGAAACTTCATTTGAATGGGATGATATAGGAAGTTTTACTTCCCTTGAAAGATTTCTTGATAAAGATGAATATGAAAATGTAATCTCTGTTAAGGATGTAAGTCTTTTAGATGTGAAAAATACCACCATATTAGGTGACAAAAGGCTTGTTGCGGGAATAGGTCTTGAAAACATACTTATAGTAGATACAGAAGATGTTCTTTTAGTATGCAATAAAGAAAGGTGTCAGGATATTAAAGCACTTGTAAAAAACATATCCTCACTAGATGAATATGAAAAGTTTATATAA
- a CDS encoding HPP family protein: MAENLKGNENNKKVNIFSHINRFDLILALIGTFIGVSLITILSVNYDSAFLIASFGASAVILYTTPKSPFARPQNVICGHVLAAITGIVMYKVFGITWWSLALTVTIANGIMIITNTIHPPAGATSLIAILTKASPIFIIKPVLVGTIILVVWAILMNKIHDKIKNHRNKVEEEKAV; the protein is encoded by the coding sequence ATGGCGGAAAACTTAAAGGGTAATGAAAATAATAAAAAGGTAAATATTTTTTCCCATATAAACAGATTTGATTTAATATTAGCTCTTATTGGAACATTTATTGGTGTTTCTCTTATTACAATATTATCTGTAAATTATGATAGTGCTTTTTTAATAGCATCATTTGGTGCATCTGCAGTTATATTATATACCACACCAAAATCTCCATTTGCTAGACCGCAAAATGTAATCTGTGGACATGTACTGGCAGCAATAACAGGAATTGTTATGTATAAGGTGTTTGGGATAACATGGTGGTCTCTAGCTCTTACAGTAACAATTGCTAATGGAATTATGATTATAACAAATACAATCCATCCTCCAGCAGGGGCGACTTCACTAATAGCAATACTTACAAAGGCTAGCCCGATTTTTATTATTAAACCTGTACTTGTAGGGACTATTATACTAGTTGTTTGGGCTATATTAATGAATAAAATTCATGATAAAATAAAAAATCATAGAAATAAAGTAGAAGAAGAAAAGGCGGTTTAA